A window from Opitutia bacterium ISCC 52 encodes these proteins:
- a CDS encoding AI-2E family transporter has protein sequence MSDSSLPPPLLTPYQKKIVASAVTGVALALIIFLILGVFTAAGKFLSAFSSVIWPVAVATILTLLLKPLVQKFEKCLKIGRIFSIVILYSLILLILIGSTLVVVPTIALQAIDLFESIPVIYEKIITHMNTTAPGWLSFVEDKISTENLNEFSDQLVAVLKNVLTASGGALKVFGQGLAGMLGWLVAVAIIPVYLFYFLQFEEDAVPRLRDFLPFLKKDHQDDVLFLVREFVGMIVAFFRGQIIIALIMGILMGFGFQMAGLKSGFFIGLTIGLLNLIPYLGSILGVSIALPLAYFQPDGGWMVLLWVIAVMIAVQLIEGWILTPKIMGDQTGLHPVMIIFSVFFWGIALNGLLGMILAIPLSAFFVTFWRLARSKYVPLLLGQDKPPDEPEPVT, from the coding sequence ATGAGTGATTCTTCATTGCCGCCACCTTTACTTACACCTTATCAGAAAAAGATCGTTGCCTCTGCGGTAACAGGCGTCGCTTTGGCGCTGATCATCTTTCTCATTCTGGGTGTATTCACCGCAGCTGGGAAATTTCTTTCAGCGTTTTCTTCTGTCATCTGGCCCGTAGCGGTGGCCACGATACTGACGCTGCTTCTCAAGCCGTTAGTTCAGAAGTTTGAGAAATGCCTTAAGATCGGTCGTATTTTTTCCATCGTCATACTCTACAGCTTAATCTTGTTGATCCTCATTGGATCTACTTTGGTCGTTGTACCCACAATTGCGTTACAGGCGATTGATTTGTTTGAGTCGATTCCAGTTATCTACGAAAAGATAATCACTCACATGAATACAACCGCCCCGGGGTGGCTAAGCTTTGTTGAAGACAAGATTAGCACCGAGAATCTGAATGAATTTAGCGATCAGCTGGTTGCGGTCTTGAAAAACGTGCTGACTGCATCGGGTGGTGCCCTGAAAGTATTCGGACAAGGGCTAGCTGGCATGCTCGGATGGCTGGTTGCCGTCGCCATCATTCCGGTGTATCTCTTTTACTTTCTCCAATTTGAGGAAGATGCTGTGCCCCGATTGCGCGACTTTTTACCCTTCCTAAAGAAAGACCACCAAGACGATGTGCTTTTTCTGGTCCGAGAGTTTGTGGGTATGATCGTGGCCTTTTTCCGAGGACAGATCATTATCGCACTCATCATGGGCATCCTGATGGGATTCGGATTCCAGATGGCAGGACTGAAGTCGGGATTCTTTATTGGCCTGACTATTGGTCTCTTGAATTTGATTCCCTATCTCGGATCTATTTTGGGTGTGAGTATTGCCCTTCCGTTGGCCTATTTTCAACCGGACGGAGGATGGATGGTGCTCCTTTGGGTTATCGCAGTCATGATCGCGGTCCAATTGATCGAAGGCTGGATTCTCACTCCAAAAATCATGGGTGACCAGACAGGCCTTCATCCGGTCATGATCATCTTCTCTGTATTTTTCTGGGGCATTGCTCTGAATGGATTGCTAGGAATGATTCTGGCCATACCACTATCAGCCTTCTTCGTTACCTTCTGGCGCCTGGCCAGGTCCAAGTATGTGCCATTGCTGCTTGGGCAAGATAAGCCACCGGATGAGCCTGAACCCGTTACTTAA
- a CDS encoding glutaredoxin family protein, producing the protein MSNIPILYIKPGCPWCNEALAFFGQHGVEVNVQDVLSNRGSMQRMVEISSQSLTPTFEFNDFFVADFSTEEFISELEQRPDIKTELGLGEEDDF; encoded by the coding sequence ATGAGTAATATCCCGATTCTCTACATTAAGCCAGGCTGCCCTTGGTGCAACGAAGCCTTGGCTTTCTTTGGTCAACACGGAGTGGAAGTAAATGTCCAAGACGTCCTTTCGAACCGCGGCTCCATGCAACGCATGGTGGAAATCAGTTCGCAATCACTCACACCTACGTTTGAGTTTAACGATTTTTTCGTGGCCGATTTCTCGACCGAGGAATTTATTTCAGAGTTGGAACAGCGCCCAGATATCAAAACCGAGTTGGGCCTTGGCGAAGAGGATGATTTTTAA
- the uvrA gene encoding excinuclease ABC subunit UvrA, with amino-acid sequence MAKPSFQPPPIFIKGAAEHNLQHIDVTIPRGELVVITGVSGSGKSSLAFDTLYAEGYRKYVDSLSVKARQLLEQIKRPEVEYIKGLSPVIAIEQRSGAGNNPRATVASVTEIADYGRLLWSVMGEAHCPKDGGLIVRRSLEDCLQRVFEEPEGSRLTILAPYLNDRSSVIREEIPRLKQRGFTRVRVNGEVKLIDDINVLPKGMPRATLDLVIDRVVVREDQRSRIADSMELAMREGRDRMILMLQSTSDDPWHEVSLSQNLACSVCGETYEPLTPRLFSHNHREGACPTCDGLGKTLQFVPELLVPDPSKSVKKGAVKAWRIGSKQMIIRRSALLKQLAEQVPFDPTAPWSELSEDIQKLIYWGSGEKEYLFKLKRGNAKPVPATFEGVVPELVRTAKDSSSDGYRARLMAYQISQTCEDCVGKRLNPVARHVFINGLSFDQFMAMPIEEAYSWVRDRQADWGELKQFEEIVTGLSQRLEFVDEVGLGYLNLEREFSTLSGGESQRVRLATQLGMGLVGVVYVLDEPSIGLHPHDNEKLIQTLLDLRDRGNAVVVVEHDEETMKQADTIIELGPGAGIEGGHLIYSGSVEGCMEAPKSRTGPFLSGKLTVMKNSPTREVGDRFLEIHKAREHNLRSIDASFPVGLLTCVTGVSGSGKSTLVNTILANAAAFRLNRAKTIPGKHDRITGFEHFTQVVRVDQSPIGRSPRSNPATYIKLFDLLRQVFSQTPLSKVRGYKPARFSFNVKGGRCERCQGAGVIKLDMQFLADTYVDCPSCHGQRYNRETLEVRFKGHTIADILNMSVREALEVFQNFPKVHRKLETLDAVGLGYIRLGQSATTLSGGEAQRIKLSLELSKKEQGASLYILDEPTTGLHWLDIQLLMDLLLKLRDNGNTIIIIEHNLDVVNLADWIVDLGPGGGKHGGSLLYSGPRLGVENCKESLTAKMLKASEKFPE; translated from the coding sequence ATGGCCAAACCGTCTTTTCAACCTCCGCCTATATTTATCAAAGGTGCTGCTGAACACAATCTGCAGCACATTGATGTGACAATTCCCCGTGGCGAGTTGGTGGTTATCACAGGTGTCAGCGGATCCGGTAAGTCTTCCTTGGCTTTTGACACACTCTATGCAGAAGGATATCGAAAGTATGTCGACAGCTTGTCGGTCAAAGCACGGCAGTTGTTGGAGCAAATCAAGCGACCGGAAGTTGAGTATATTAAAGGGCTGTCTCCGGTGATCGCGATTGAACAACGTTCAGGTGCAGGAAACAACCCACGAGCTACCGTTGCCTCCGTTACCGAAATTGCCGACTACGGACGTCTATTGTGGTCGGTGATGGGCGAAGCTCATTGTCCCAAAGACGGAGGTTTGATTGTTAGGCGTTCCCTGGAAGATTGCCTGCAACGTGTATTTGAAGAACCAGAGGGTAGTCGTTTGACGATTCTGGCGCCATATTTAAATGATCGATCGTCTGTTATTCGGGAGGAAATACCTCGATTGAAACAGCGAGGGTTTACCAGGGTCCGCGTCAACGGCGAGGTGAAGCTGATAGATGATATAAATGTGCTACCCAAGGGCATGCCGCGGGCCACATTGGACTTGGTAATAGATCGAGTCGTTGTAAGGGAAGATCAGCGTAGTCGCATTGCCGATTCCATGGAATTGGCAATGCGCGAAGGGAGGGATCGTATGATACTCATGTTGCAATCTACATCAGATGATCCGTGGCATGAAGTTTCTCTGAGCCAAAACCTGGCCTGTTCTGTTTGTGGTGAAACATACGAACCTCTTACTCCACGACTATTTTCTCATAATCATCGAGAAGGAGCATGCCCTACTTGCGATGGCCTGGGAAAGACATTACAGTTTGTACCCGAATTGCTAGTACCGGATCCTTCAAAGTCGGTAAAAAAGGGAGCGGTCAAAGCGTGGCGCATCGGATCCAAGCAGATGATCATTCGCCGGAGTGCATTGCTTAAGCAGTTGGCTGAGCAAGTGCCGTTTGACCCAACTGCTCCCTGGTCCGAATTAAGTGAGGATATTCAGAAACTCATTTATTGGGGCTCGGGTGAGAAAGAGTATTTGTTCAAGCTAAAGCGTGGAAATGCTAAGCCCGTGCCGGCCACATTTGAAGGTGTAGTTCCAGAGTTGGTACGGACAGCTAAAGATTCCAGCAGCGACGGTTATCGTGCGCGTCTGATGGCTTATCAGATAAGTCAGACCTGTGAGGATTGCGTAGGTAAGCGTCTCAATCCGGTTGCTCGCCATGTATTTATAAACGGTCTCAGCTTCGACCAGTTTATGGCCATGCCGATTGAGGAGGCCTATTCCTGGGTACGGGACCGACAGGCAGACTGGGGCGAGTTAAAACAATTTGAAGAAATAGTAACGGGCTTAAGCCAGCGCTTGGAGTTTGTGGACGAAGTGGGACTGGGCTACCTGAATCTGGAGCGTGAGTTCAGCACTTTGAGTGGGGGTGAATCGCAACGTGTAAGGTTGGCGACTCAATTGGGCATGGGCCTGGTCGGAGTGGTCTATGTCTTGGATGAGCCCTCCATTGGTCTACACCCTCACGACAACGAAAAGCTGATTCAGACACTCTTGGATCTAAGAGATCGCGGAAATGCGGTGGTCGTGGTTGAGCACGATGAGGAGACCATGAAACAAGCCGACACCATTATCGAACTAGGTCCTGGCGCTGGTATCGAAGGCGGTCACTTGATTTATAGCGGTTCCGTTGAGGGTTGCATGGAAGCTCCGAAATCCCGAACGGGTCCATTTCTCAGTGGTAAATTGACAGTGATGAAGAACAGCCCGACTCGAGAAGTCGGTGATCGCTTTCTGGAAATACACAAAGCTAGAGAGCACAACTTACGTTCTATAGATGCATCCTTCCCGGTTGGATTGCTGACCTGCGTTACAGGGGTATCAGGATCTGGTAAATCGACCTTGGTAAATACCATACTGGCTAATGCCGCTGCCTTTCGATTAAACCGGGCCAAGACCATTCCGGGGAAACATGATCGAATCACAGGGTTTGAACATTTTACGCAGGTTGTCCGGGTGGACCAATCACCCATTGGTCGTTCACCACGTTCGAATCCGGCAACTTATATTAAGTTATTTGATCTTTTGCGCCAGGTGTTTTCCCAAACGCCGTTATCTAAGGTTCGTGGGTACAAGCCAGCTCGATTCAGTTTCAACGTCAAAGGTGGAAGATGTGAACGTTGTCAGGGTGCTGGGGTTATAAAACTCGATATGCAGTTTCTCGCGGACACCTACGTTGATTGTCCTAGCTGCCACGGGCAGCGATACAATCGTGAGACGCTTGAAGTGAGATTCAAAGGGCATACGATTGCTGATATTCTCAATATGAGTGTGAGGGAAGCGCTGGAAGTATTTCAGAATTTCCCCAAAGTGCACCGCAAATTGGAAACTTTGGATGCCGTTGGGTTGGGTTACATTCGCCTGGGTCAATCTGCGACCACTTTATCCGGCGGCGAAGCACAACGCATAAAATTGTCGCTTGAGCTGAGTAAGAAAGAGCAGGGGGCTTCGCTCTACATTCTCGATGAGCCTACGACCGGTCTGCACTGGCTGGATATTCAACTGCTCATGGATCTCTTGCTGAAGCTTCGAGACAACGGGAACACCATCATTATCATTGAGCACAATCTGGATGTGGTAAACCTGGCCGACTGGATCGTCGATCTGGGCCCAGGAGGTGGCAAACACGGCGGATCGCTCCTGTATTCAGGCCCTCGACTGGGTGTAGAAAACTGTAAGGAATCGCTCACTGCAAAGATGCTCAAGGCTTCAGAAAAGTTTCCCGAGTAA
- a CDS encoding M23 family metallopeptidase has translation MKRFLTIGALIWGLGFNAWAKLDVVWPTEHPPVDMRDSFFSLLQPTASNEIQSGNFGCVRSQGYQFHEGVDLRAFSKDGRGEATDLIRSVLPGVVVYTNINRSKSSYGRYIVIEHHDGEMYFHTLYAHLKSVHPGITRGQAVQAGQRIGTMGRSASYTIPKSRAHLHFEVCFRLSDDFQGWYNWKKYKEKNEHGVFNGMNLVGINPAIFFEQTQWNHATRLRQVLDAEKTAFTVMVSTRQVPDFVKRYPALVDGLIPSKGLAGWRIEYTYYGVPKKWTPLISKNGTVKEGKMALENYDETLLKSDACRKMIRIRNGKPTVGSGLQTSLQLIFGFR, from the coding sequence ATGAAACGTTTCCTTACGATTGGAGCCCTGATTTGGGGATTGGGATTTAATGCCTGGGCAAAGCTGGATGTAGTATGGCCTACCGAGCATCCACCTGTGGATATGCGTGACTCCTTTTTCTCCCTGCTGCAGCCAACCGCTTCGAACGAGATTCAGTCTGGAAATTTCGGCTGTGTTCGTTCCCAAGGCTATCAGTTTCATGAAGGAGTGGATTTGCGAGCTTTTAGTAAGGATGGTCGCGGCGAGGCCACCGACCTGATACGTTCTGTGCTTCCGGGAGTTGTCGTCTACACCAATATTAATAGAAGCAAATCCAGCTATGGCCGCTACATCGTGATAGAGCATCACGATGGCGAGATGTATTTCCATACTCTCTACGCCCATTTAAAATCCGTGCATCCAGGCATCACCCGTGGGCAGGCAGTACAAGCCGGTCAACGGATTGGAACAATGGGTAGGTCGGCATCCTACACCATACCCAAGAGTCGGGCTCATTTGCATTTCGAGGTCTGTTTCCGTCTCTCTGATGATTTTCAAGGTTGGTATAACTGGAAGAAATACAAAGAGAAGAATGAGCACGGAGTCTTCAATGGCATGAACCTGGTAGGCATCAATCCGGCTATATTCTTCGAGCAAACCCAATGGAATCATGCGACCCGCTTGAGGCAGGTCCTCGATGCTGAGAAAACGGCTTTCACGGTGATGGTATCCACCAGGCAAGTCCCTGACTTTGTTAAGCGCTATCCCGCCCTGGTAGATGGATTGATACCGTCCAAAGGCCTTGCAGGATGGCGCATCGAATACACCTATTACGGAGTTCCGAAAAAATGGACCCCACTCATTTCTAAAAACGGAACCGTCAAAGAGGGCAAGATGGCATTGGAGAATTATGACGAAACGCTTTTGAAGTCCGATGCGTGCCGAAAAATGATTCGAATTCGTAATGGAAAGCCGACCGTGGGATCAGGATTACAGACTTCCTTACAGTTGATCTTTGGCTTCCGATGA
- a CDS encoding MFS transporter, which translates to MIGAEDIARKTYFWDKLRGSSQGVLETGYMGLTLVIAIEVFDAPNEVKSLIAAANPIGLLITPLTLGFFAWLSRPANIIASNLLFLSGLCIAVAAFSSSLNIYLVLLILSAVFGTQSVPMMAHIYAENYPPNKRGTYFSTSFMFSVAATSVFSLLFGWLMDLDIGFYVLVLGVLSLASFASGVAMRRMPSTPVHQHSTQNPIRNIGYAFTDWKFGIMLLSWMFLGLGNLMANPLRIEYLLKPEYGVAATISLVSFITLFIPAVFRFLSARMWGILFDRIDFMLLRIAVNSLQMISIWIFFQTTNIWILGFSTALNGIAMGGGTLSWNLWVTKFAPQERTAAYMIVHTFLTGIRGFAAPFMGFYLLVTVGAKKTGGIGSILILISIIMVYVLYLNVRPKRKS; encoded by the coding sequence ATGATCGGCGCCGAGGACATTGCGAGAAAGACCTACTTCTGGGATAAGCTGCGAGGCTCCTCACAGGGTGTGCTCGAAACGGGCTACATGGGGCTGACCCTGGTGATCGCGATTGAGGTCTTCGATGCGCCCAATGAGGTAAAGAGCCTAATTGCAGCGGCCAATCCGATAGGGCTCCTCATTACTCCATTAACCCTCGGGTTTTTCGCTTGGCTAAGTCGACCGGCAAACATCATCGCTAGTAATTTGCTGTTTCTGTCGGGACTGTGCATCGCAGTGGCCGCTTTCTCCTCAAGCCTGAATATCTATCTGGTTTTGTTAATTTTATCAGCCGTCTTCGGAACGCAATCTGTGCCGATGATGGCGCACATCTACGCGGAGAATTATCCGCCAAACAAACGAGGCACCTACTTCTCAACCAGCTTCATGTTCTCCGTAGCGGCAACCTCAGTGTTCAGTTTACTTTTCGGTTGGTTAATGGATCTAGACATTGGGTTCTATGTGTTGGTTCTCGGAGTTCTGAGTTTGGCAAGCTTTGCTTCGGGCGTTGCGATGAGGCGGATGCCATCGACCCCTGTTCACCAACATTCGACTCAAAATCCAATCCGGAATATAGGATATGCGTTCACAGACTGGAAGTTTGGAATCATGCTTTTGAGCTGGATGTTCCTGGGACTTGGGAACCTCATGGCTAATCCTCTTAGGATCGAGTATCTGCTGAAACCTGAATATGGTGTGGCTGCGACGATAAGCTTGGTTTCGTTTATCACCTTATTCATACCCGCCGTCTTTCGATTTTTATCCGCCAGAATGTGGGGCATCCTTTTCGATCGCATCGACTTTATGTTGCTTAGAATTGCCGTGAATTCACTGCAAATGATCTCCATCTGGATATTCTTCCAAACTACGAACATCTGGATTCTAGGGTTCTCAACCGCTTTGAATGGAATCGCCATGGGCGGTGGAACTCTTTCCTGGAATCTTTGGGTAACCAAATTTGCGCCGCAGGAACGCACCGCGGCCTACATGATTGTGCACACGTTTCTCACCGGCATTCGGGGATTTGCGGCACCGTTCATGGGCTTTTACTTGCTGGTAACGGTCGGGGCAAAAAAGACCGGAGGTATAGGATCCATTCTGATCCTGATATCGATCATCATGGTCTACGTGCTCTACCTGAATGTAAGGCCTAAACGTAAGAGTTAA
- the nadA gene encoding quinolinate synthase NadA, which produces MPEVLDYEPLVISSKGFKEEPLTAIQEEILQLKKERNAVILAHNYQVDSIQRIADYVGDSLGLSYRAAEADADVILFCGVHFMAETAKIVNPAKTVILPDLDAGCSLSDSCPAEKLAAYKEANPDTYVVAYINCSAGVKALSDVICTSGNAAKIVERVPEDKDILFVPDQNLGQWVSKQTGRHLKLWPGSCYAHVLFTVQSLEKLKSQFPGAPVVAHPECVETVRDMADEVCSTELMLGFCRDHSSEDIIVVTETGMLNRLRREIPGKRFIAGPTDNCACNDCRYMKMNTIEKVRDALKNLFPQIEMDEAVRQKAFLPINRMLEWSK; this is translated from the coding sequence ATGCCCGAAGTCCTAGACTACGAACCCTTGGTGATCTCTTCCAAAGGCTTTAAGGAAGAACCACTCACCGCTATTCAGGAAGAAATCCTGCAACTGAAGAAGGAGCGCAATGCCGTGATCCTGGCCCACAATTACCAGGTCGACTCCATTCAGCGTATTGCCGACTACGTAGGCGATTCTCTTGGACTTTCCTACCGAGCAGCAGAAGCGGACGCAGACGTCATACTCTTCTGCGGTGTTCACTTCATGGCCGAAACAGCCAAGATTGTAAACCCGGCCAAGACGGTCATTTTACCCGACCTGGATGCCGGCTGTTCCCTCTCTGATTCTTGCCCGGCGGAAAAACTGGCAGCTTACAAGGAAGCCAATCCGGATACCTACGTGGTAGCCTACATCAATTGCTCGGCAGGAGTGAAAGCACTCAGCGATGTCATTTGCACGAGTGGCAATGCTGCCAAAATCGTGGAACGGGTTCCGGAGGATAAGGATATCCTCTTCGTGCCCGATCAAAACCTGGGCCAATGGGTGTCCAAGCAAACCGGTCGTCACCTCAAACTCTGGCCCGGTAGCTGTTATGCACACGTCTTATTTACCGTTCAGTCTCTTGAGAAGTTAAAATCTCAGTTTCCCGGAGCGCCTGTAGTGGCTCACCCGGAATGCGTAGAGACCGTACGCGATATGGCAGACGAAGTTTGCAGCACAGAATTGATGCTCGGCTTTTGTCGGGATCATTCGTCAGAGGATATTATTGTGGTAACCGAAACGGGCATGCTCAATCGCTTACGTCGGGAGATCCCTGGCAAACGTTTTATAGCAGGACCGACTGACAATTGCGCCTGTAATGATTGCCGCTACATGAAGATGAACACGATCGAGAAGGTCCGTGATGCGTTGAAGAACCTTTTCCCACAGATCGAGATGGACGAAGCGGTTAGGCAAAAAGCATTCCTGCCAATCAACCGGATGCTTGAGTGGAGTAAGTAG
- a CDS encoding transcriptional repressor produces the protein MNIDSSRENFRAHLAQQGLRVTNQRLAIFEAAFQSEDHFTAEDLLERARKIDHTVSRATVYRTLPILTESASVREVDIGKDYKFYYTPREEEPTQAQVICTDCDKIFEMDAPFLEWYGQSVAKKLGLAVDTQRLQVSATCERLKANGACENRS, from the coding sequence GTGAACATCGATTCCAGCAGAGAAAATTTTAGAGCACATCTTGCTCAACAGGGTCTCCGTGTAACCAATCAACGGCTGGCGATATTTGAGGCCGCCTTCCAATCGGAAGATCACTTCACCGCTGAAGACCTGCTTGAGCGGGCCCGCAAGATCGACCACACGGTCAGCCGTGCAACCGTCTACCGTACATTGCCCATCCTGACCGAGAGTGCGTCCGTCCGCGAAGTCGACATCGGCAAGGACTACAAGTTTTACTACACTCCCAGAGAAGAAGAACCTACACAGGCCCAAGTTATCTGCACGGACTGCGATAAAATTTTCGAAATGGATGCGCCTTTCCTTGAATGGTATGGCCAATCGGTAGCTAAAAAACTAGGACTCGCAGTAGACACTCAACGTCTACAGGTCTCTGCAACCTGTGAACGCCTCAAGGCGAACGGGGCTTGTGAGAATCGTAGCTGA
- the priA gene encoding primosomal protein N' encodes MTVSIARVLPISGFEKLLDYRIPTTIEADLQLGCLVRIPIRNRQELGVVMEFPEKAQLPPEKLKQITQLVMPHPALTPESTELLYWMHDYYGAGYESLLETFIPAAVRKGMGQKLEKQVVVKLPFDLDAFEQLKKRARKQAITYQFLRDQIKPLKKSLVVKRLKISPSVLDGLIEKGLVKEVSQVVERTAYDDELADADQIGDQVFDLTEEQDRCVGSIMKSIAAKRFQVHLLHGVTGSGKTEVYLRAIERVIQSGKTVIFLVPEVALTPQTVGRLRARFNRYDFKTVVWHSHLSSGERLDAWMSLASGEAKVVVGARSALFAPMKNVGLIIVDEEHEPAYKQEETPRYHARDVAVFRSKISDAVCVLGSATPSLESLYNVSAKKYISDRLFKRVDNRQMPTVHVVDMRQEFISQKGAVTLSRMLVNQLRDRLERKEQAILFINRRGYSRSMICPECGWVAMCKHCSIPMTFHRKINRLVCHLCGDGHDAHSRCQECRSSKIKWKGTGTQKVEEVVKQVMPHATVVRIDADTMQKKNLFRKILGDFRRGRIDILVGTQMIAKGLDFPNVTLVGLIDADISMHVPDFRAHERTFQLLVQVAGRAGRGDIAGEVIVQSFTPHVGPIQYARREDFDGFLEEELLVRKEHEYPPYRNLIHHLFRGMNPEKVEFYAEQWVKHLEKSDLNWLEIRGPVPAPIEKIKDYYRYQIWYFTKNVSKTMPALVALREDFPMSEDVIDVFDVNPVNLV; translated from the coding sequence ATGACCGTGAGTATTGCACGGGTATTACCCATTAGTGGCTTTGAGAAATTGTTGGATTATCGGATTCCTACTACGATTGAGGCAGACTTGCAACTGGGGTGCCTCGTAAGGATTCCCATTCGCAACCGCCAAGAGTTGGGTGTGGTCATGGAGTTTCCTGAAAAGGCGCAACTTCCCCCAGAGAAGCTTAAACAGATCACGCAGTTGGTAATGCCTCACCCAGCATTGACTCCGGAAAGCACCGAGCTGCTCTACTGGATGCATGACTACTACGGTGCCGGCTATGAGTCCCTGCTTGAGACTTTCATCCCGGCGGCTGTGCGCAAGGGAATGGGGCAAAAACTCGAGAAGCAGGTCGTCGTAAAATTGCCCTTCGACCTGGATGCCTTTGAGCAGTTAAAAAAACGAGCTCGAAAACAGGCGATCACCTATCAGTTTCTGCGCGACCAAATCAAACCCCTCAAAAAGAGCTTGGTCGTTAAAAGGCTGAAGATCTCCCCCTCGGTCCTCGATGGTCTGATTGAAAAAGGTCTGGTGAAGGAAGTCTCTCAGGTGGTGGAGCGTACGGCGTACGATGACGAGTTGGCTGATGCAGACCAGATCGGAGACCAGGTCTTTGATCTGACGGAAGAGCAGGATCGCTGTGTGGGATCCATCATGAAGAGTATCGCGGCGAAGAGATTTCAGGTGCACTTGCTCCACGGAGTGACCGGATCCGGGAAAACAGAAGTATATTTGCGCGCCATCGAGAGAGTCATTCAATCCGGGAAGACCGTCATATTTCTCGTGCCCGAAGTGGCATTGACGCCTCAGACCGTGGGGCGCCTGCGAGCACGCTTCAACCGCTATGACTTCAAAACGGTTGTCTGGCACAGTCACCTGAGCAGCGGCGAGCGACTCGATGCCTGGATGAGCCTGGCATCTGGAGAAGCCAAGGTGGTCGTTGGAGCCCGGTCGGCGTTATTTGCACCGATGAAGAATGTGGGACTCATCATTGTAGATGAAGAGCACGAGCCAGCTTACAAACAAGAGGAGACCCCGCGTTATCACGCGCGCGACGTCGCTGTCTTTCGCTCAAAAATTTCCGACGCGGTTTGCGTACTCGGTTCCGCTACTCCGTCTCTGGAATCACTCTACAATGTGTCGGCAAAAAAATACATTTCCGACCGTTTGTTTAAGCGGGTTGATAACCGCCAAATGCCCACCGTCCATGTGGTGGATATGCGACAGGAGTTTATCAGCCAGAAAGGAGCCGTGACCCTTTCCCGCATGTTGGTGAATCAACTACGGGACCGCTTGGAACGAAAAGAGCAGGCCATTCTATTTATCAACAGGCGGGGATATTCGCGCAGTATGATTTGTCCCGAGTGTGGTTGGGTGGCGATGTGCAAGCATTGTAGTATCCCCATGACCTTTCACCGGAAGATCAACCGATTGGTATGTCACCTCTGTGGCGACGGCCATGATGCCCATTCGCGTTGTCAGGAGTGTCGTTCTTCCAAAATTAAATGGAAAGGCACCGGCACCCAGAAAGTTGAGGAAGTGGTTAAGCAGGTTATGCCTCATGCCACGGTTGTTCGCATTGATGCAGATACCATGCAGAAGAAGAATCTCTTCCGGAAAATCCTGGGTGACTTTCGCCGCGGCCGTATCGATATCCTCGTCGGAACGCAGATGATTGCCAAGGGGCTGGACTTCCCCAACGTGACTTTGGTCGGACTCATTGATGCGGATATTTCCATGCACGTACCAGATTTCCGGGCACACGAAAGAACCTTCCAATTACTTGTCCAAGTTGCGGGACGAGCGGGGAGGGGCGACATTGCTGGTGAGGTCATTGTTCAATCGTTCACGCCTCATGTGGGTCCTATTCAGTACGCTCGACGAGAGGACTTTGATGGATTCCTGGAAGAGGAATTACTTGTCCGCAAAGAACACGAATATCCTCCTTACAGAAATCTCATCCATCATCTCTTTCGCGGCATGAATCCGGAGAAAGTCGAGTTCTACGCCGAGCAATGGGTTAAGCACTTGGAGAAGTCTGACCTTAACTGGCTCGAGATTCGCGGCCCGGTCCCTGCACCCATTGAGAAGATCAAAGACTACTACCGCTACCAGATTTGGTATTTCACCAAGAACGTCTCAAAAACCATGCCAGCCTTGGTTGCACTTCGCGAAGACTTCCCCATGTCCGAAGACGTAATCGACGTGTTTGACGTCAACCCCGTCAACCTCGTCTAA